The Pan paniscus chromosome 23, NHGRI_mPanPan1-v2.0_pri, whole genome shotgun sequence genome includes the window CAGCTGGAGAAGGGCCTGGTCTTTCTCAACGGCAAATTGGGGAGGATCATTTAGGATCCTCCAAGGGAAAGAGGACAAAGGTGCCTTCTGTAGACACTCCTGCTCTCTTCCATCCCCGTCTTACAGATGTATTAAGAAGCCTCAGGTACGTAGGCCCTCGTTCCTATAGGTTTCCTTATTTTTTGTTGCAAGGGACCGAGAAAAGGATCAAAGTCATCCTTTTAGTCATTAGAAATCAGTGGAGAGCCAGGTGCactggtgtgcacctatagtcccaactctgcaggaggctgaggcaggaggatggcttcagcccaggaggttgaggctgcggtgaggtatgattgcaccactgcactccaggctgggtgacagaatgagaccctgtctctggggTGGGGGGGAAAAAAGAGGACATTTGAGGTCTGCCTCAAATGAGAATAGAGGTTTACCAGCAGCAGGGCAGGAATAAGCAAATGCCTGGAGTGGGaactgcaattttcttttttaagagacagggttggcccggtgcggtggctcacgcctgtaatcccaccactttaggaggccaaggcaggaggatcacaaggtcaggagttcgagaccagcctggtcagcatggtgaaaccgtgtctctaccaaaaatacaaaaaattaggcgggcatggtggcgcatgccttaagtcccagctactcaggaggctgaggcaggagaattgcttgaacccggcaggtggaggttgcagtgaaccaagatcgcgccactgcactccagcctgggtgacagagtgacactccgtctccaaaaaaaaaagagacggggtctcgctctcgcccaacctggagtacagtggcatgatcatagctctctggaaccttgaatgcctggcctcaagcagtgctcccttctcagcctcctgagtagctgggacgccAGGCATGTACCaatgtgctcagctaattttttatttatttatttattttgtagagacggtcttgctatgttgcccaggctgctttcaaactcttagcctcaagcgatcctcccacccttgcctcccaaagctttgggattaTAGGTTCAAACAGCTCTGCCTGTCCAGAAACTGCACTTTGTAGTCTGGAAACTTAAGTCTGATGTGGCCAGCATGGTACCCCTGTAAGGCAAATAGCCAGAGTTGAGGCTGGGCCTGGTCTGGAAGGACGTTGACTCCAAGTTGAGATTGTAATGTATATCTTCTTATGTGGGGACCATCACAGCTCTGTAAACAGAGGAATGACATAGCCACATTTGTATCGTAGAGGGAGCATACCAGTGGCAGTGTGAAGAATAAATTGATGAGACATGCTAGAGGCAGTGGATGTAGCCAGATCAGATTGAGGGACcgaggggtgggggtggccacATATAAACACAGTGTGTACAGCAGTGGGACTTGGTGATcagttggctgaggcaggaggaggagagagaaagatgaagagTAACTGGGTGTAAGGCCTGCCAGCTGGGTGGAGGGTGCTGCTTTTAACTGGGGGAGGGAAAGTAGGAAGAGAGCCTTATGTAATGACTTTTGGTTCTTCTCAGCCACTTAGGATTGGCACATCTGCCTTTGGCAGTACAGGGCCAGGGATGGGGTGATGCCCATGGGAGCCTGTCTGCACAGGGAGGGTTGGCTAGCGGATCTAGGAGGGAATTAGGGCGTTCCTTGAAATCTTTGTGTTGCTAATATATTTTGGCTGTGAGTTGGGCTACACGCTGCTATCACTACCCCCTcaaaaaaaccaagaaacaaaacGCCGTAGAGTTAATACTTCATTCCCACAACAGATACTCGCTATGCATCAAACACTGCACACCCTGGGGATGCAGCAGTGAATGAGCCCAAATGTCCCCCAGAAGCATATGGTCTGGGGGTTAATGGAGTGGAGATGGGAACAAGGTGTGGAGCAAGTACCTAGGACCCCTGTAGATTAGTTCTCCCCACCGCGTGATCTCAGGGTTCAAATCTTGGTCACATAATTTACTGACACAGTGACCTTGGGTCAGTTACAGAAActactcagtttcttcatcctgtAAATTTGGGATAATATTACTGATCTCATGGGAttgttgttgtgaggattgaggGAATTAATAATAAGTGTAAAATTCCCAGCACATAATACACACTCAATATCTGCTACCTAGTCTCGTACATACTCAAGCAAGATAGGTTTATAAAAAGGCCTATggctttttcaattaaaataagtTGGAACTTTCACATTTCTGTGCTGTCATCCTAGGAAGCCGCAAGGCCTCCATCATTCATCATCCTTAACTATATTAGGGTGATGAGCATTTCTGTTCCCATTTTTGTATCTAGCGAgacaggttaaataacttgcctgaaATATTGGCAGAGCTGAAATTCTCCATCCCTAGTTCTGCCCACCAGGTCTGtgttccttctttgttttttattttaaccatcttaaccattttaaagtgtacagttcagtagtagtaagtatattcacattgttgggTAACAGAGCCCCAGAACCTTTTTCATCTGGCAcatctgaaactctgtacccattaagcaatgGGGTTCCTTAATGACAGTCCCGATTGGAGGTGGAGTTCTTACCTGCTAGTAGGCTCTAAGCTTATGCAGCAGAACCTGAGTGGAGAGCGTGTCATGGAGAAGCAGTTTAAACTGGAACAAGTTGAATTAACTTTTCAAGTAAGGTCCGTGTCTGTCTGTTGAGCTTGTGGATGCCGTCTTCTGTTCCAGGTCACCAGGTCTGTGATGGCAGTCCGTCCTTGGATGGTGGGCGGGGGGTGCCTATTGCACTACAGTAGGAAAagccttttatttttgagatggaatcttgctctgtcgcccaggctggagtgcagtgggtgcaatcttggctcactgcaacctctgcctcccgacttcaagcgattctcctgcctcagcctcccgagtagctgggactacaggcgcctgccaccacacccggctaattttttgtgtttttagtagagacagagtttcaccgtgttagccaggatggtctcgatctcctgacctcgtgatctgcccaccttggcctcccaaagtgttgggattacaggcgtgagccaccgtacccggccgaAAAGCCTTTAACAAGCTGGCCCAACTTAATAGTTTTGATCTCagctgttggctcacgcctgtaatcccagcactttgagaggccagggtgggcagatcacctgaagtcaagagttcgagaccagcctggccaacatggtgaaaccctgtctctactgaaaatacaaaaaattagcagggtgtggtggctcatgcctgtaatcccagctactagggaggctgaagcaggagaatcacttgaacccgggaggtggaggttgcagtgagccgggattgccccactatactccagcctgggtgacagagtgatactcagtctcaaaaaaaaagaaaaaatagttttgatcTCAAGtccaagatggcatcactgcgAATTTTCAAGGCCGTTTTAGAGCAGTCTCAAAAGGTGCATTGTCACTCAGAGGACAGTCTGGGTTGCTGACTGACTTCTGGAAGCTGACCTTTGTCCTGTGGATGGAAATCTTAAAAGACTAGATGCTAACTCATCTGTGGAGCACTTCTACAGTTTATAGACCGTCCACTGCAATACAGTTTATACCGTTCACATACAGGATTGCAGTGAATGGTTTTTCCTCACTACAACCCTGTGATTTGGTCCCACGCGGGGACCATTATCCCCTTTTCGTAGCTGAGGTGTTAAGTAACTCATTTGAGGTCACCCAGCTAATAAGTCAGGGCTCAAGGCAAGTTCTGTATCTCAGGATTTCTGACTCTAAAACCCACGCTCTGTTCTGTCATCTGTAGCACCACCTTGCTCTCACCAGTCATCAGAAGGGCACCAAGGACTAAAATGGTCCAGGGAGGCTGCTTCTGCCCGGAGTGAGGAGGTGCCCTTCTGGCCCTGCTGCATCACACTCAAGGATCATTTAGAGGGCACATGTGTCCAGTGGCTCTCCctattgtaaatatttcagtaaagaGTTAAAACAAGAGAGATTGTTATGTGTGGGGAAATGTATAATGTTCTGCTTTTCTCCTGATTGGGTTATCCTGCCTCTGCTAAGTTTGGTTTGTCCCGTCTCTATCTCAGTGGCCACTGGAGGGAGGGTGTCTGGTGTTCTTCCCTGATTCCACCTGTAAATACAAACGTTAACTCTTCTCCCTGGCTTTGCTCTGTGCATTTGAGGTGGGAATGTACTCGGTTTGGCGAAATAGTCTTTCATGTCCCTAAACCTGAAGCCTCTATTGACTGTAAAtggtagagaaaaagaaagtaccCCCAAGGTGTGAACTCTAgttagggaaaaaaatatttttgggctTGACAGTGACTCTTAGTTAACTCAATTACTGGAATAATAGAGtcagaaatatttctttgtttttcagggaggtagaggcaggagcgTAAGATGTGGAAgctagaaatatccacttgtaacACGGTATTAGAAGGAATGTTATTTTACATGGAAGATAATCCTcagtgatcctttttttttttttcttcaagacggagtcttgctctgtcgcccaggctggagtgcaatggtgattctcctgccttggcctcccgagtagctgggattacaggcacgcaccatcatgcctcgctaattttttgtatttttagtagagatggggtttcactatgttggccaggctggtcttgaacttccgacctcgtgatccacccaccttggcctcccaaagtgctgggattacaggtgtgagccaccgcgcccggctgatccTGTCTCTTGATGTCCTCCCATTCTGGGACGCTAAATGGTATCCGACTTTGTTTTCCCTTATGTCATTCCTGGCGTGAAGGACACGGGATATTATAGAGGAGAGTGGCAGCATGCTGAGTGGTATTCCGATCTGAATCACACTGTCATCCTTTACCCGGCTCAGGCCCAGGGTTCTAACTCCACAGGAATGGGCTTATCTGGGGACTGCTGCTGCTGCAGTCAGGAAGACTCCACTGTAGCCGGGAGCAGCACTGGCCTGAGCACTGTGCTGGAGGCCAGCCTCTTCGCTGTGGTGCCCAAGTACTTCTTTCAGGTGAACGCATTTTTAGTTCCTCTTCCAGGTGTAATCGAGCAGAtgggtgttttgttttccagTTAGCAGTCGAGTCTGCAGTGTCCTTTGTTTTTTATCTCCCGGTATACCAGTCTCACCTAAGCTTTTATAGTCCCCGCTGCGCACTTCTCTCAAGAAACAAAGCATTTGTCAAGTAGGAGGGTCCATGGAGGGACCTTTCTCACATATGGACGTGTAGTTTCAGTTCCGTGTGCAGGATGTTTGGTAcatgttgttttgtgttttgtttgcagAAAGTAGATAGAATAAGGGCCGATTTGATTTGGGTAAGGGTGAGCATGGTACAGTAGAAAAAGCGTCATACAAGGAGTGGGGAGTCCTGAGTTCTGGAGATGACTGTGtcgttttgttttcgtttttgagacggagtttagctcttgttacccaggctacagtgcaatcgtgtgatctcggctcactgcagcctccgccttccgggttcaagggattctcctgtctcagcctcctgagaagctgggattacaggcatgcgccgtcacatctggctaattttgtatttttagtagtgacgggatttctccatgttggccaggcttgtcttgaactcctgatctcaggtgatccgcctgcctcggcctcccagagtgctgggattacaggcgtgagtcaccatgcccggcccattttgtttttttgtttttatttttaagagatggggtctcactctgtcactgaggctagagtgcagtggcgcgatcatagctcactgtagcctcaaactcctgggctcaagcattcctcttgcctcagcctcctaagtagataggactacaggcatgtgccaccacgctcaatttatttttatcttttacttttggagatgggggtcttgccatgttgctcaggttggtcttgaacttctggccacaagcgatcttctcacctcagcctcccgggtagctgggattataggcatgagccactgcgcctgtaccatttcttttctctgagaCCTGACACATCACCTCCCTATGTTGAGAACCTCTGTGTGAGGTGATGTGATGGCATTAGATGAGCTCCAAGGTCCCGCTCAGATCTAACCTTCCACAAAGTAGTGGCCAAAGGACGAAGAAATGACCTGCATTATAACCCCTGTGATGGGGTAGAGAGACCTGCTTTATAACCTCTGTGAAGGGGTAGAGAGACCTGCATTATAACCCCTGTGAAGGGGTAGAGACCTGCATTATAACCCCTGTGAAGGGGTAGAGACCTGCTTTATAACCCCTGTGAAGGGGTAGAGACCTGCTTTATAACCCCTGTGAAGGGGTAGAGACCTGCATTTTAACATTGTAAAGGGGCAGAGAGAGGGCTGTTTTGCATGGTGGGGTACTTCATTGTAATACGAAAAAGGACTGACACTGAGCTTAATGCTTTCTTAATCTCACTAGCTTGGGGAAAGTTTTCCTACAGTACCCAAGATCAGCCCCTCCTCCTTGCATCCTGATCTATCATGGGACATTGTAGCTCCCTCCAGACCCTAAAGCATGCAGTGCTGGAGGCAAGAAGATTTGGGTTGCTGGAACTCACAGAGTACCCTGTACTTGTTGGGGTTTGGCTTGTTAGGGGAGGGAGGTTCTTGGGGTCCCAGTACTTATAGCCGTGTTCTGTCTTCATTCTCAGATGAGCAATGGCAGGCGCTGGTGAGCGCAAAGGCAAGAAGGATGACAATGGCATTGGCACGGCCATTGACTTTGTGCTCTCCAATGCCCGGCTGGTGCTGGGGGTGGGTGGAGCGGCCATGCTGGGCATCGCCACGCTGGCAGTTAAGCGGGTAAGTGCATGCAGCCAGGGCTGGGGGTGGAATGTAGTGGTATGGTCATAAGATGTAATgttttatagaaagaaaatgtcGAAGCGTTCTAGGAGGAAATGATCGCAATGATAAGTGAAAAAAACAGGTTTCAAAAGTATGTATAGAGTGATCGTCATTACATGCATCTAGAAAGAAACATACCAGATATTACAAACAGTTTTCTCTGGGTCATGACATGGATTATCTACGTCTTATATCATTTAGTCTTCCCTGAGATTTTCTGCATGGAGCAAAGTATTCTataatctaaaacaaaaacaaaattactaaaagaaCTTACTAGGACAGAGCTTCTGGGAGGAAGTAAATTGGAAGGAAATAGGGAAAGAGGGCAGGTTTATGTCCTGTGTCCTCTCTGCTATTTCAGATGTACGATCGGGCGATCAGTGCCCCTACCAGCCCCACCCGCCTGAGCCATTCGGGGAAAAGGAGCTGGGAAGAACCCAACTGGATGGGCTCCCCCCGACTGCTGAACAGGGACATGAAGACGGGCCTGAGCCGGTCCTTGCAGACCCTTCCCACAGACTCCTCTGCCTTCGACACAGGTGAGAAGGGCTGCTGCCCCTCCTGGGACCTCTCTGGACTTTCAGTACCACTCCTGCACTCAGCAGATGTTTCCTGAGCACATCTGTGCCCGGCACTGTGTCAGCACTTGCCCTCCATGCCAGGCCCTTCTTTCTGGGGCTGAGGCAGCTGTGGACTGAGCAGGCATGGGCAGAGCTCACGTGCCTCTCTCTCTTGCCTTGGCAGATACATTCTGCCTGCCCCGGCCCAAGCCAGTGGCCAGGAAGGGCCAGGTAGACTTGAAGAAGTCACGACTCCGCATGTCCCTGCAGGAGAAACTTCTTACTTACTACCGGAACCGGGCAGCCATCCCTGCTGGAGAGCAGGCTCGGGCCAAGCAAGCTGCTGTGGACATATGTGCCGAGCTCCGGAGCTTCCTGCGGGCCAAGTTGCCTGACATGCCGCTTCGGGACATGTACTTGAGTGGCAGCCTCTATGATGACCTGCAGGTAACAAGGTGGTTCTCATGGTGGGTGGGGTTTGAGTGCTGAGCACCGTAGTGTTGTTGGCACAGATCAGTGTCCCAGGCTTGCCAGAAAGACTGAGGTCTTACAGCTTCCGAATCCTGTGTACCTCAGCAGCATTTGGAGATCCATGCtcgttattctttttttttttttgagacggagtctcactctgtcgcccaggctggagtgcagtggtgcgatctcgactcactgcaagctctgcctcccgggttcaagcgattctcctgcctcagccttccgagtagctgggattacaggtgtgtgccaccactcctggctaatttttttgtatttttagtagagacggggttttgccatgctggtcaggctggtctcgaattcctgacctcaggtgatccacccacctcggcctcccaaaatgctgggattacaggcgtgagcctggccTGTTATTCTTTATTCTTGTGTCTTTAATCGTTTCTCATGTTTTAGTCCTACTTACAACTTCTAGGAAGCTATAAGAGGCCTCCTCCTTCCTATATTCTTGTGCCCATCTCTCCTTTCTAGTTTTCTCACTCTGTGTAGATTGACATGGTGacatgaaagaatttttttttttttttttgagatggagtcttgttctgttgcccaggctggagtgcagtggcacgatcttggctcactgcaacctccgcctcctgggttcaagcaattctcctgtctcagcctcctgagtagctgggattacaggcacacgccacaatgcctggctaatttttttgtatttttagtaggggatggggtttcaccatgttggccaggctggtcttgaactcctgacctcaagtgagccagccgcctcagcttcccacagtgctgagattacaggcatgggccactgcgcccggcctagagtTCCCATTCTTGCCGGGGGGGAATGTAAGATGGTGGGAACCGTCTTAGAGGAAGCATGTCTTTTGAACAGAGTAAACCCTCAAAACCCTTTAAATTCTGCCCTGACAGGTGGTGACAGCTGACCACATCCAACTCATTGTGCCCCTTGTGCTGGAGCAGAACCTGTGGTCATGTATTCCTGGTGAAGACACCATCATGAATGTCCCTGGCTTCTTCCTGGTGCGTCGTGAGAATCCAGAGTACTTTCCTCGTGGGAGCAGTTACTGGGACCGCTGTGTAGTAGGGGGCTACCTCTCTCCAAAGACAGTCGCAGATACATTTGAGAAGGTAGTGGCTGGCTCCATCAATTGGCCAGCCATAGGGTCCCTCTTGGACTATGTGATCCGCCCGGCCCCACCCCCAGAAGCCCTCACACTGGAGGTGCAGTATGAGCGTGACAAACATCTCTTCATTGACTTCCTGCCATCAGTGGCCCTAGGTGACACAGTCTTGGTGGCCAAACCACACCGGCTAGCCCAGTATGACAACCTGTGGCGGCTGAGCCTGCGTCCCGCGGAGACGGCACGCCTGCGGGCTCTGGACCAGGCTGACTCGGGCTGCCGATCTCTGTGCCTCAAGATCCTCAAGGCCATATGCAAGTCCACCCCGGCTCTGGGCCACCTCACTGCCAGCCAGCTAACCAATGTCATCCTCCACTTGGCCCAGGAGGAGGCTGACTGGTCTCCGGATATGCTGGCCGACCGTTTCCTGCAGGCCTTGAGGGGACTTATCAGCTACTTAGAGGCTGGAGTCCTGCCCAGTGCCCTAAACCCCAAGGTGAACTTATTTGCAGAGCTCACCCCTGAAGAAATAGACGAATTAGGATACACTCTGTATTGCTCATTGTCTGAGCCAGAGGTGCTGCTGCAGACGTAGGGCAGGTAAAGGCCAAAGCGGGTGTTGGTGGTCAGTCCCTGGATTCTCCGTTAGATACACTTGGCTACCTAACTGGTGCCTCACAGGGTTCCTGGTGCCTCGTGTCTTGCTGATCATCACCCTGGTCACTTCATGCTGATTAGAATGACATCTCTTCCGTCGCCTATTTTGTTACCCAACTCTTCCTATTTTTGTTACCAATCACTGTGCTCTCTGCCGCCCCCTggctccaggctaatttttctggaATGAATTGAGAAGGTGGCGTGCTGGCCTGAGCTGATGGACCACTTGGTGTTTTGCGTTTCGGCCCATGTTTGCTGCCTCTCTCTGGTCTGCCTTGCCCGTTTGCCTGTTCCTTTTCAgtgtcttttctgtcttttcctctctCGTTCATGCCTtctgttttgctcttgtccctGGAGCATATCTGCCTAATTAAGATGTTGCCTTTTAGTTGAATGCCACTGAAGAGGTGTGATAGCATGTTTCAAAGCTGAACTCTACAGAGCGAGTGCTGAGACAGTATTTAGGGTTTCTGGGAGTGAGGCTGGTAGAAGAGTTGGCCTTTGACCACGGTTCCTGGAGCAGAAGTCCATCCTCCCCCCAACCTCCTGACCCATTCATAAATGCTGAGAATGTCTCTCATGGGAACACTGTTAATGACCCACACAGGATAAGCTGAATGCAAAGTTATTTGCAGGTTGAATTTCTTGGTGGCTATTAGCAGAAGTGCAGAGTAGGGAACCAGAGCTGGTTAAGGGCCTAGTGAAGGGTTTGTGTGCCCAGTGTCTGCTCGTCATCTGTGGCTGCAGGGGTCAGACAGACAAGGATGGGGGCTGCCAGGGCACCACTTCATCATGAATGCTGGTTTTCACaccttttccttattttattgccAATCAGGACAAGGCCTTGAAGGAACGCAGCCTTAGACATCAGGTGAGGATGACGGAGGTAGACAGTCGACTGAATGTCAGCTGGAAAATGCAGTCACTAGTTGGGGTTTGGTGGCCATGTTTTCTCCCCAGACAGGCCCTGCTTTTCTAGGATGTGGCCTTAGAGCAAGAACAGACCCAACAGCCAGCCCTTCATCCTCCA containing:
- the MIEF1 gene encoding mitochondrial dynamics protein MIEF1 codes for the protein MAGAGERKGKKDDNGIGTAIDFVLSNARLVLGVGGAAMLGIATLAVKRMYDRAISAPTSPTRLSHSGKRSWEEPNWMGSPRLLNRDMKTGLSRSLQTLPTDSSAFDTDTFCLPRPKPVARKGQVDLKKSRLRMSLQEKLLTYYRNRAAIPAGEQARAKQAAVDICAELRSFLRAKLPDMPLRDMYLSGSLYDDLQVVTADHIQLIVPLVLEQNLWSCIPGEDTIMNVPGFFLVRRENPEYFPRGSSYWDRCVVGGYLSPKTVADTFEKVVAGSINWPAIGSLLDYVIRPAPPPEALTLEVQYERDKHLFIDFLPSVALGDTVLVAKPHRLAQYDNLWRLSLRPAETARLRALDQADSGCRSLCLKILKAICKSTPALGHLTASQLTNVILHLAQEEADWSPDMLADRFLQALRGLISYLEAGVLPSALNPKVNLFAELTPEEIDELGYTLYCSLSEPEVLLQT